CAGTAAAGGACCTAATGCCGGGACGAATTCCTCATAATTGTCATAATTGAGAAGATAATCAATCCCTCGCCGCACGCAGAAATCCATATAATCAGGGCCGATAATTGCAGTGGCCTACAGCCATCAGATTGTAGGTCCAGTTCTTCGTGAAGCCCATCATTACTGTTATTAGTATCGTCGTCGGCTTCAACCGGAAACGCGATGACCTTTACCGAGTTAAGATTTTCTGTGCGCCCCTTTTCGGTAAAGAGGAGGTACGTCCCTTCCGTGGGTCTTGTATGTGTGCGTGGTACAACAGGTTTTGTGCCGAACTTCTTGCCGGCCGACCCAGAATGTGTCTCTGTCCAAAAACGGCCAGAGAACGGCTCGTGGTGCTGGTGTAGGAAGGTATCCGCGTCCAAAACCAGCTCCCAGACGCTTTCAGCGGAACGTTCCGGTTTCGCCGAGATCCGGTTCTTCAATTAAGAATGTTTGAAATCGATATTACATTTATTGCCGTCTGCACCGTGCCGTGGATTCCAGTGCTACGCAAAACTATGGCCCGCGTTTTATTGCGCCAttcgcttgtgtttgtgtgcgaagATCAGAGAGACGATCCCCCAATATTGAGACTAATTTCAGCGGTACACCACAACTCGCGTGCTGTGGATTTACCTTAGAGCTTCTCTCGACATCTCCCATTTGGCACGCACACGATGCGTCACGGGCCGGCGACGCTTGACGCAAGATTCCACACCAGACCGTCCATTTCCTAACCCACCCTTAACGGCAAATGGCGTCTCTCGCTTCGCGCTGTACCGACGGATGCGCAAAATATCGCGTAAGAAACCGCTCAATGATtgaacggcggcgacgacgctggctggcggaacATTAGCTCATCGCGCTGGGCTGGGTGTCGATGGTGGCTCACACGTGGAGTCTCGTTTTGTGGGGCGTTTCTTTTCAATCACCTACACCGCCGACTTGAAATCCATCAAACGCTGAGCCACCTCCCGTGTGCCGGCGATGACACCATCGCCCATCTATcgatttgttattgttttttttatgttcctctCTCGTTCGCGCTATTGCTTTTCGCAACGAAACCTGTAAACGGTTGACGGGCGGGCGATGGAACGTCGTCGaggaagtcgtcgtcgtcgcgccatTAATTTTCCGCTCGAGAGAACCGCGCGAAAGATGAGCTCGTTTTCGGGTCGTTTCGAAGTCGTGAGCCGTCGTGAGACACACGAATGCTCTCTTGGGTGATGCTAGCGGAGGGTGGCCCGGCTCGATTCCTTGCGTCCTTCCAGCGACTCGCTGACGATGTTGATGGACGACGGGTTTACGCAAATAACGTGAATAACGGCTGTTGGAAGGGTAAAAATAATCATTCCTCCTCCTGTCGTTGTCGATGACTAAGAACACacaaagaattaaaaaaattaacacattGAGCAAGGTGGTGATCGGGACATAAAATCAGCACTTAACATTTTGATGGTAATGTGGGCCACTCTGTTTATGTGCAGAATTTTTGATTTATGGAACCCGGGCTTTGGATTTATGGACCCATCCCGAAAATTATCCCTATCGAATTCATTTCGTCAGTTCGCATAGAGTCATCTCGTACGCATCGTGGTGTGGCGTGAGATCGTCTTCTCGCCGATAATTTAAATTCCTTATGCGCGCGCTTTAATCTCTCCCATTTTACGGCCCACGGTTCTCTGAAGGTCTACCGCGGCCACAAAGCGGACCGGCGGGGCCCGGGCGTAATTTACTTCCTTCTAAGGGAAGCCGTTGACAGCGCGAGCGTTCCCGAGCTTCGAGACGAGCGCCGTTCCCTGTAATTGGCGCTGGCTGTGAGTCATCGCTTCGACTGGGACTTCTTCTCATACTGAGGCCCACCCGGCTTAGTGCTCGACTTAACCGATTCAACAGCAAGTTAAACGTGCAGCGCACAAGGCGGGATAACCCTCATGGTCTGGTCTAATGTTTGACATCGTTTTGTTGTGCGCTGGCAAACACACTTCGGAGGAGCCGGAGATAGATTTCCCATGCCTGATACGGAGCGGACTAAGCCCAACCCCCCGGTGGGTTATCTGTGTGCACTGGTTCAGGGTTGCTTCGCTCAGGTCAGGCCGGGTGACCGTGAAGTTGGACTTGAGCTTTTCTTAAAGTGTGACGTTCTCACTGTTGTCAGTCCGATTAACGAACACATTCACGCAACCGGAccccagagtgtgtgtgtgtctctggATCCGTGACTAACCTGTCTCATTACTCATGATAAATCGTGCTTGGGGCACATGCACTACACTCAGGGGGCCTTCCTTCCTCCATAATCTGCCATACGCCTCTTTACGCTTCTTTCGCTTCTGCCCTGGCACGATCCCtttattgctgtttttgttaatttttcgtTGTACTACACGTAGTTCGGCCCAACAGAGAGCCACACTCCACGTCCATAAAAACGTCCTCGGACGCTGTCAGTGtagcaacaacgaaaaaaaaaaataaacatgatGTAAAACAAGGCGCCCCGTGCCATACAGCACGTGAgtcgggtgggtgggtttgtGTAAGGCTCCGCTACTGTGGCCCTTGGACCCCAAGCCCTCGTCGGCAGGCCTGGTTCCGAGAGGCTGACTGGGGCCGCTCCTGGCGCGAAGGTGAAGGTAAAGTGTCCAAAACGATGAGCGGGAAAagcgtgtgtgtatgcgccAATAAAACAGCAATCCGTCCCTGCAAGAGTTTAAGAAAATCAATAGAAAAAAGACGAAGTCCTcagcgcaaaaaaggcagtCAATTTGATCATATTCTCTACCATCTCCCGTGTCTCCCGTGGtgtaaaattaatgaacaaGCGTCACGTGTCAGAATGtggtgtgcatgtgtgtgtgtgtctcattAGCTGCAATTGCATTTGATGGTGTTTCTCCTTGTTTAGCGCCGCGTCTTTGCATGTCATTAGCTCATCATAAAATCCACATCGCGGTTCATTATCTCCGCCGAGGCTCCTGTGATACTTTTGCCttgtcgtgtgtcgtgtcgtcgtcgccgcctgCTGCGCATGGGCCtctcgcgcgcgtgtgtgtgtgtttgtgtacgtgtgttGACATGGTGATTAATGTTGGGGTTGGGCGGCGATAGATAGactgtcgatcgatcgcgcgcgcgagcgtTGTGAACTGTCAACTGGGTTGTCTTTGATTGCGGCTCCGCGTTTATAGCAATTAGTCCGGGTGCTTGATTGGAACGCACGTCCGTCTGTCGCTCAGTAAAATGGTGACGACAATTAAAATCACCGGTGATGGAGTGTTCATTCAATCGGTGAATGGTGCCGGTCCCGGCGGTGGAGGAccggcaggtggtggtggtggccgaggacgacggcTAGCCGGTGGCGGAAATGGAGTTGTCGGGAGCGCTGCAATCGGAGAGGCTGCGTTGCCGGTTCCCGACAGCGATCGGAACGGGCACCATCGGAATGGCCACAACGGCGGATCGCTGGATGTGGTCGAcgggaccaccaccgtgggTCCACCCCCCTCGCCATCGCCGCTGCTGTCGCTGAGCGACACGAACAACAACCAGAAGGGCTACAGGAACTTTAATCACCGCCGGTACCAGTCGGACGAAGGTCCGGGATTTATTAAACCGGACCAGGCCGTGCTGAAGAATGGCGGCGATAGGGGAAGCCCCGCAGCCACCGGGTCGTCGGCGTCGGATGTGGGTGGTGAAAGTGATGGTGCCATCATCGGGCCGGTTGATCCGGGTCGGAAGCGAGACAAGTTTACGATTTCGTTCCTGAACACGCACCGGTCGGGGCAGAcgaccgccggtggtggtggcaaggGCATGCTCAACCACAAGTTCATCGTGTACAACAGCAAGAAACCAAAGACGTCATCGGTGCTGCACCAGCAgtactaccagcagcagcagcagcagcagacggcggGGGGCTCGGTAAGCCACTACCAGCAGTACCTGTACAATCGGCTCCGTCCGTCACTGTCGACGTCGGTGCTGACTTCGCCCTCGCTgctgaccggcaccgggccaaTACAGACCAACGGACGGACAGACCAACacccgcagccgccgccgtaccAGTTGATCCCCCAGCGGGATCCACAGCAACTTTACCAGAACGGTCTGtttcatcagcagcaccgggcacTGCTCGGTACGGCACCGCCCGCCGCCATTCCCGGCTGGGCCAAGTCTACCTCCTGCCTCGTGACGAGTAGCACCACCAGCTCCTCGTACAGAGCCTCCCCATTGTTGCTCCTGTCGCCATCCGATTCTTCGCCACCAACCGGATCGGGTCCAGCCTCGTCTTCGATATCTTCCTCCATTTCTTCACCGTtctcgtcatcgtcctcgtcgtccgcctCACCGCCGGTATCCTCCGGACCGAGTTCCTCATCCAATTCTCCCCCGCCAACGgtaacaccaccaccaccatcagcaaccaCCACCTGTGCACCGAcaaccccgacgacgacgacgtcatcAGGAgcgccgccatcatcgtcaacgGCAAATCTTGGTCAGTAGGTCCTGCGagtcaccaacacacacacacacatccacactCACAAGTCGAACAAGAAGGCCGAATTTCATTACAAATTTTTATGTCCGAATCCGACGTTCTCCGGTGATGATTGAGGCAGTGGCCACAAGCTAATATATTCCGGCGATGCGCCGTTGCTTTACGATTGCCCCCCAATTGTGGGCCTGCCCTGGCCGCTAATGCTTCGCCGTGACTTATGGAGGAGCCTCCGGGGTGCGCTTGAGAGCATGAGCTCTGTTTTGTTGTGCCGTGTCTGTGTGCTTGTAATTATAATTATTTCAGTCCACTGTTTGTCATCTCCACCACCAACGGaagcttcttttttttcaacgAGCAAGGATGAGGTTTTGTTATGGTCAGCGGGGTCGCAGCGTGTGCGTGCCTAGAGCGCGTAGaagatggcgatggcgagatGATGGTCAACAAACCCCTCGGAGGGCTCGCTGGTGGTTACCCGAACGCCGTTATCCACCTGTGTAGTAGGGAGTTACGGGGTGGCCGCAGTTGCATTTCCTCACGTTCTTATTCCCACCAGCGCTCCTCACGCGCGAGTGAcgcaaaacaatagaacaaacaacggTCGGCAACTTTCTCAGACAGGGGgcttactgctgctgctggtggggtCTTTAAAAAGACTTCGGAGCCGCTCCGGGTTCGGACCGGAGTATGGATGGGGCGTGTATATGTGTTGGGTAATCGTGTTCGcatgttggttttttttacaacacgtacacacacacacacacacatacactcagTAGTACCAGGCCAAAGACAGTCCGGGAATCATCATCTGGAGCCCAACTCGGGAAGAATAAGGTCGAGGCTCGGATTGTGGTCGCGCCACTTTCTCGGGCTCTTCCCGGAGAcacttctctctttctctcgttcttcGCAGGTCGAATCAGCCACCAAAAACCTGTCTCTGTTTTCGTGTCTCGCAATAGCGCACAAAATTCGTGCAGCGGCAGGTCACGAAAGTGTCGTCACTATTGTGGtcgtgcataatttattgtttactgctgctgccagcgcgAGTTGTGAATGGAGTCGCCGTTTGTGGTTGATTAAAAAGAAGCCCATCGCGTGGCGTGGGGCGCCTTTTATTGgtccccggaccccggacaaGAAAGAGGGATCTCTTTTCTCCCAATTTATTCGTATCTTGCTATCTGACAGAGTCGCACCGTCGGCATTATTGGGTTCGCACTGACCAattcacagacacacacacgaggtcGGCCAATTTTCGTATTGTGCATCTCCGCTTCTCAATTCCATGGCTGTTTGGCCATTGTCCAACTCGAGAAACCGCCGCCGATTATGCGAACAACTTGCCAgcaatggtggtggtccctCGGAATAAAAGGACTCTACCGGCGCGTTATTGTGTGACGCTGGCAGACCAAAATGGTGTCCTTTTAGTGTTATTTATGACTGGCGATGGGAGATTGGTTTTCTTCAAATTAGTAGCCACCCCAACCGAGGGGGGTCCAGCCCGATTAATGGGGCCCTCATCGGGGGCCAGTCATTGGGCGCTTCGCTTTCCTTCAGCCCGTGACGTCAATGCGTGATTCCTCCTCCGTTTTCGTGGATTGACcctttgctgctgcagtgcgGGCCTCCACACTTGTTGTTCTTCATTTGCGCAAGATGCGGGCCACCCTTTTTGCGTAAGGAAGCCGAAATCCGGCTTAAGACAATTAAAGTTGAATTGGAAGAGGTAATGCCAAGTGCCTTTGCACAGAGGGCTCGTATTCGGCATTTTTGAGGGTTGTTAGTCTCTCTTTTCTCGGCCACGCGGACTGCCGATCCATTACGGCGCCTGACCACCGAAAAAAGTGATTTCCCGATCgaattgattttccattccgtaTTGATTGTCCAAAGTGTGCCGCCCGGAGAAAGAGCGAGACGCGAGATGT
The Anopheles cruzii unplaced genomic scaffold, idAnoCruzAS_RS32_06 scaffold00367_ctg1, whole genome shotgun sequence DNA segment above includes these coding regions:
- the LOC128276045 gene encoding rho GTPase-activating protein gacII-like, producing MVTTIKITGDGVFIQSVNGAGPGGGGPAGGGGGRGRRLAGGGNGVVGSAAIGEAALPVPDSDRNGHHRNGHNGGSLDVVDGTTTVGPPPSPSPLLSLSDTNNNQKGYRNFNHRRYQSDEGPGFIKPDQAVLKNGGDRGSPAATGSSASDVGGESDGAIIGPVDPGRKRDKFTISFLNTHRSGQTTAGGGGKGMLNHKFIVYNSKKPKTSSVLHQQYYQQQQQQQTAGGSVSHYQQYLYNRLRPSLSTSVLTSPSLLTGTGPIQTNGRTDQHPQPPPYQLIPQRDPQQLYQNGLFHQQHRALLGTAPPAAIPGWAKSTSCLVTSSTTSSSYRASPLLLLSPSDSSPPTGSGPASSSISSSISSPFSSSSSSSASPPVSSGPSSSSNSPPPTVTPPPPSATTTCAPTTPTTTTSSGAPPSSSTANLGQ